The DNA segment GATCTCGACCGGATATTTATCTCCCATTTCGCGGACCAGGTCGAGCGCCTGGTCAAAATTCCCGTCAACCTCAAAAACTTTGGCTCCATGCATGATCGCCTGCGAAAGCTTGCCGAGGGCGATCTTCCCTTTGGGGATAATGACGATGCAATCGAGCCCCGCCCGGGCGGAATAGGCGGCGGCCGAGGCCGAGGTGTTGCCGGTCGAAGCGCAAATGACCGCTTTGCTGTTGTTTTCTTTAGCTTTACTGATCGCCATGGTCATCCCGCGATCCTTGAACGAGCCGGTCGGGTTCATCCCTTCATATTTAAGGTAAACCTGGCAGCGGGTCAGGTCGCTCAAATGCCGGGCGTGGATCAGCGGGGTATTCCCTTCATTAAAAGTAATGATCGGGGTCTCGTCGGTCACCGGCAAATATTGGCGGAACTCCTCAATTAAACCTCTCCAAACCATATCCAATCTCCTTGTTGATTAATTGCCAAAAAACTTGTTTTAAGTATACCATAGTATGGTACAATATCTGCGTGGCGAAATATTCACAGAAAGTGATCGCTTTGGTCGGGGCCGGTTTGGCGGTTATTGCCTTGGCCGGTTGCGCAGCCAATTCCGGGCAAGCGGCCAGCTCTTCTTTGCAGGCCGCCCTGGATGCTCAAATTTCCCTTTTTGACGTCGGGCTTTCCGATGCCGAAAGTTCCGGCGGGGTCACTGTTCTTCAGACCACTTCCGAATCATACTGCTGGTACCGTCATTTTGGTCCCCCTTCGGAAGTTTCTTATACCATTCTTAACCAAGATAATTCCAGCGCTCTGGTCAGGGTCAGCCGTGCGGTCGAAGGCTCGCTGTATTACCATTTAATGGCCGGGTCGGCCAAACGGTTAAAATATTTTTCCCAGGATTACAGCCGCTTTGCCAGGCTGACTTCGGCCGATGGCGGGACCACCTGGAGCCTAATCCAGCTTTCGCCGGGGGTGGCCAAATCAACAAAGTATTCTCCTGTTTTGGGAGTAGGTTCGGTCGCCTGCGACCTGACGATCAGCAGGGTTGTTCTTTCCAGCAACGGGGTGGTGATCGCCGATATTTCCGCCGAAGCGGCCTCCGGCGGCCCCTGGTTCGACCTGAACTCTCTCCCTAAAGTTACCCGGGGAAGCACCATGGAGATCAAGGCATATGTTGCCGCGCCAGCCGGGGGGGAAGTTCTGGCCTATGTTTGGCCTTCATTAATAACAACTTTCCGGATCCCGCTTTATGACGAGGTTTCTGGCGGACATTCCAATTCTTCGAATTGTTTGATGGTGGCGACCACTGAAACGACCGGGATCAAAAGGATGTTCGTCGGCGCGTTTAGCCGCGAGACCCTTTCGGACACGGTCTCGCCATATGATTACGGCGCCTGGCATCTGTTATATCAGGTCGAGTAGGAAGGGGGCGGGGGAGTGGAAGGAAATTTAGTTCTTGGGATCATCGCCGGCGCTTTGACCACGATCTCATTTTTGCCCCAGGTGATCAAAACCTATTCAACCAGGCATACCAAGGATATTTCCCTGCTAATGTATCTCCTTTTTTCCTGCGGCCTGATATTGTGGACGGTTTATGGTTTTCGGGTTGGATCGTTCCCGGTCATTGCCGCGAATTCTTTTACGCTGATCCTGGCTTTTTTCATTATCCTCATGAAGATCAGGCATGGTTAGTTTGTTTCAGCAAAGTGGCTTGCTGCAACCGCGCACTTAAGTGCGCGGTTATATTAGGCTTTTATGTTATAATTTAATAATCTTTTTATGAAAGGGAGATTGCCATGTCAAAAAAACCGCTCAAATATTACCTGATGATCCCCGGCCCAACACCCATTCCGACCAGAGTTCTCGCGGCGATGAACCACGAAATGATCGGCCATCGCGGGCCGCTTTTTTC comes from the Candidatus Margulisiibacteriota bacterium genome and includes:
- a CDS encoding SemiSWEET transporter, with the translated sequence MEGNLVLGIIAGALTTISFLPQVIKTYSTRHTKDISLLMYLLFSCGLILWTVYGFRVGSFPVIAANSFTLILAFFIILMKIRHG